In Bacteroides coprosuis DSM 18011, the following are encoded in one genomic region:
- a CDS encoding coagulation factor 5/8 type domain protein (InterPro IPR000421~KEGG: bth:BT_1035 hypothetical protein~PFAM: Coagulation factor 5/8 type, C-terminal~SPTR: Putative uncharacterized protein;~IMG reference gene:2504106484~PFAM: F5/8 type C domain; Glycosyl hydrolase family 67 N-terminus) produces the protein MSESTKIKKGDILIGLKTPENSDLIKDITEDGFLIQSNSNNLSIIGDQGKGALYGVVSLLEDYQGIRYLKEQAYTLTPSSDVSFPENIIQLENPSFKYRQTQAYSTHTDPIYKIWHRLEEPQEEFAAGYWVHTFNKLLPAAEYGEEHPEYYAFLNGQRHPGTVSQWCLTNDEVFDIVVNRIDSIFKANPDKHIISVSQNDSQIYCQCEKCKAIIDKEGTPAGPIIYFLNKLAQKYPDKEFSTLAYLFSVPAPKYIKPLPNVNIMLCDIDAYREVTLTENPSGQEFVKEMEAWSKITNNIYVWDYGINFDNYVAPFPNFHILQPNMKLFKKNGATRHFSQIAGSKGGDFSELRSYIVSKLLWNVNADVESIMKGFLKDFYGEAAAPYIYDYIKLREGALLGSQIPLWIYDTPVTHKEGMLNDQLMRRYNQLFDKAEDAVKNDPIYLARVREERLPLQYSELEIIRTRNDLDKSNLGEKVELFRNRAAEYGVVSLNERRNFIEDYCKQYIERNLPATKQSLALGADILFVDAPNKPYDEMKVALTDGLYGGATFNDGWVGWEGRDGEFIIDLGETKDIQSVETDFLHKLGSWVLLPKNIQVSTSIDNKKYTEMGSIEIPEDKDIEVKFVTFPIRSNQKVTARYIRIKVGTIGLCPTWHYGVGHPAWFFIDEVNVY, from the coding sequence GTGTCTGAATCTACAAAGATTAAAAAAGGAGACATCTTAATTGGATTAAAAACTCCTGAGAATTCCGATTTGATTAAAGATATCACTGAAGATGGTTTTCTTATTCAATCCAACTCCAACAACCTATCGATTATAGGTGATCAAGGTAAAGGAGCTCTTTACGGAGTAGTTTCTCTATTAGAAGACTATCAAGGTATTCGCTATTTAAAAGAACAGGCTTATACCCTTACTCCATCATCAGATGTTTCTTTCCCCGAAAATATTATTCAACTAGAGAATCCTTCTTTTAAGTACAGACAAACTCAAGCATATAGTACACATACTGATCCTATTTATAAAATATGGCACAGACTAGAAGAACCTCAAGAAGAGTTTGCTGCTGGCTACTGGGTTCATACCTTTAACAAACTATTACCTGCTGCAGAATATGGCGAAGAGCACCCTGAGTATTATGCCTTTTTGAATGGTCAAAGACATCCAGGTACTGTTAGTCAATGGTGTTTAACTAATGATGAAGTATTTGATATCGTAGTAAACCGTATTGATTCTATATTCAAAGCAAACCCTGATAAACACATCATTTCTGTTAGCCAAAATGATAGTCAGATTTACTGTCAATGTGAAAAATGCAAGGCTATCATCGATAAAGAAGGAACACCTGCTGGTCCTATCATTTACTTTTTGAATAAGTTAGCTCAAAAATATCCAGACAAAGAATTTTCTACCTTAGCCTATCTCTTTTCTGTACCCGCTCCAAAATACATCAAACCATTGCCTAATGTAAACATTATGCTATGTGACATTGATGCTTATAGAGAGGTTACATTAACAGAGAATCCTTCTGGTCAAGAGTTTGTAAAAGAGATGGAGGCATGGTCTAAAATTACAAATAACATCTACGTATGGGATTATGGTATCAACTTTGATAATTATGTAGCGCCCTTCCCTAACTTCCATATCTTACAACCCAATATGAAGCTTTTCAAAAAAAATGGTGCGACAAGACATTTCTCACAAATTGCAGGCTCAAAAGGTGGAGATTTTTCAGAGTTGAGAAGCTATATTGTAAGTAAGCTTTTATGGAATGTAAATGCTGATGTGGAATCCATAATGAAGGGATTTTTAAAAGACTTTTATGGCGAAGCTGCAGCTCCATATATTTATGATTATATCAAACTAAGAGAAGGTGCTTTACTAGGTAGTCAGATACCTTTGTGGATCTACGATACTCCTGTTACACATAAAGAGGGTATGTTAAATGATCAGCTGATGAGAAGATATAATCAGTTGTTTGACAAAGCTGAAGATGCTGTGAAAAATGATCCTATCTATTTAGCCCGAGTAAGAGAAGAAAGACTTCCTCTTCAATATTCTGAATTAGAAATCATCAGAACAAGAAACGATCTTGACAAATCTAATCTAGGCGAAAAAGTAGAACTATTCAGAAATAGAGCAGCAGAATATGGTGTAGTGAGCTTAAATGAGCGTAGAAATTTTATTGAAGACTATTGTAAACAATATATCGAAAGAAATTTACCTGCAACAAAACAAAGCCTAGCATTAGGTGCAGATATCCTATTTGTAGATGCACCCAATAAGCCCTACGATGAAATGAAAGTAGCACTTACCGACGGACTATACGGTGGCGCTACATTTAATGATGGCTGGGTAGGCTGGGAAGGTAGAGATGGGGAATTCATTATCGACCTTGGAGAAACAAAGGATATTCAATCGGTTGAAACTGATTTCTTGCACAAACTAGGTTCTTGGGTATTATTACCTAAAAACATACAAGTTTCTACATCAATTGACAACAAGAAATACACAGAAATGGGATCTATAGAGATACCTGAAGATAAAGATATTGAAGTGAAATTTGTAACTTTTCCTATCCGTAGCAATCAAAAAGTGACTGCGAGATACATCCGTATAAAAGTAGGCACTATCGGGTTATGCCCTACTTGGCACTACGGTGTAGGACATCCTGCTTGGTTCTTCATAGATGAAGTCAATGTATATTAA
- a CDS encoding hypothetical protein (KEGG: bth:BT_1035 hypothetical protein~SPTR: Putative uncharacterized protein;~IMG reference gene:2504106485): MKKIFYLLTILLLSTNLNAQISVIEKGKPKGRIIINQSEPINQEASNLLNHFLKEI; this comes from the coding sequence ATGAAAAAGATTTTTTACCTATTAACTATTCTATTATTATCTACTAATTTGAATGCCCAAATTAGTGTTATTGAAAAAGGAAAACCGAAAGGACGAATTATTATTAACCAATCTGAGCCCATCAACCAAGAGGCCTCAAATTTACTTAACCACTTTTTAAAGGAAATATGA
- a CDS encoding thiamine-monophosphate kinase (COGs: COG0611 Thiamine monophosphate kinase~InterPro IPR000728:IPR010918:IPR006283~KEGG: bfs:BF3275 putative thiamine monophosphate kinase~PFAM: AIR synthase-related protein; AIR synthase-related protein, C-terminal~PRIAM: Thiamine-phosphate kinase~SPTR: Putative thiamine monophosphate kinase;~TIGRFAM: Thiamine-monophosphate kinase~IMG reference gene:2504106488~PFAM: AIR synthase related protein, N-terminal domain; AIR synthase related protein, C-terminal domain~TIGRFAM: thiamine-monophosphate kinase), whose protein sequence is MGTEISTIGEFGLIKRLTEDIKLVNSSSIKGVGDDAAVLSYPSDKRILVTTDMLMEGVHFDLVYTPLRHLGYKSAVVNFSDIYAMNGTPKQITVSIAISKRFEIEHIDEFFSGIKLACENYGVDIVGGDTTSSLTGFAISITCIGEVDKDKIVCRDGAKETDLVCVTGNLGASYMGLQLLEREKAVFRTSKADDIQPDFAGKEYILERQLKPEARKDIIEALDKAGIIPTSMMDISDGLSSELLHICNQSQVGCRIYEENIPIDYQTAVMAEELQMSPMTAALNGGEDYELLFTVPLANHEKISSIPGVKLLGHITKKDLSAALITKDGKELELQAQGWNPLINK, encoded by the coding sequence ATGGGAACAGAAATATCAACTATCGGTGAATTTGGACTGATTAAGAGGCTTACAGAAGACATAAAACTAGTTAACTCATCTTCTATTAAAGGAGTGGGTGATGATGCTGCTGTTCTTTCTTATCCATCTGACAAACGGATTTTAGTTACTACAGACATGCTAATGGAAGGTGTTCACTTTGATTTAGTGTACACTCCCCTCAGACATTTGGGATATAAATCTGCTGTAGTCAATTTCTCGGATATCTATGCTATGAACGGTACTCCTAAGCAGATTACTGTTTCTATTGCAATCTCTAAACGCTTTGAAATAGAGCATATAGATGAATTCTTTAGTGGAATCAAATTGGCTTGTGAAAACTATGGAGTAGATATTGTAGGTGGCGACACTACGTCATCTCTTACTGGTTTTGCAATTAGCATTACCTGTATCGGAGAAGTAGACAAAGATAAAATCGTATGCCGCGATGGAGCAAAAGAAACAGACCTTGTATGTGTTACAGGAAACCTAGGCGCATCTTATATGGGTTTACAGCTTCTAGAAAGAGAAAAAGCAGTATTTAGAACAAGTAAAGCAGATGATATTCAACCTGATTTTGCGGGTAAAGAATATATCCTAGAGCGACAACTCAAACCTGAAGCTCGAAAAGATATTATTGAAGCTCTTGATAAAGCTGGAATTATACCTACCTCTATGATGGACATATCAGACGGATTATCTTCTGAATTACTACACATTTGCAACCAAAGCCAAGTAGGCTGTAGAATCTATGAAGAAAATATTCCTATAGATTATCAAACAGCAGTTATGGCAGAAGAGTTACAGATGAGCCCTATGACAGCTGCTCTTAATGGAGGAGAAGATTACGAGTTGTTATTCACTGTGCCTCTAGCTAATCACGAAAAGATAAGTTCTATTCCTGGAGTTAAATTACTAGGTCATATTACTAAAAAAGACTTAAGTGCCGCTTTAATCACAAAAGATGGCAAAGAATTAGAGCTCCAAGCACAAGGATGGAACCCTTTAATAAACAAATAG
- a CDS encoding purine nucleoside phosphorylase I, inosine and guanosine-specific (COGs: COG0005 Purine nucleoside phosphorylase~InterPro IPR000845:IPR011268:IPR011270~KEGG: bfs:BF3274 purine nucleoside phosphorylase~PFAM: Nucleoside phosphorylase domain~PRIAM: Purine-nucleoside phosphorylase~SPTR: Putative uncharacterized protein;~TIGRFAM: Purine nucleoside phosphorylase I, inosine/guanosine-specific; Inosine guanosine/xanthosine phosphorylase~IMG reference gene:2504106489~PFAM: Phosphorylase superfamily~TIGRFAM: purine nucleoside phosphorylase I, inosine and guanosine-specific; inosine guanosine and xanthosine phosphorylase family) — protein MLEKIKETASFLKNKMTTKPETAIILGTGLGSLVNEIENKYEISYTEIPNFPVSTVEGHSGKLIFGQLGGKDIMAMQGRFHYYEGYSMKEVTFPVRVMKELGIKTLFVSNACGGMNPNFEIGDLMIITDHINFFPEHPLRGKNIYGDRFPDMSQAYDKGLINQAKEIAKEMKITVKEGIYLGTQGPTFESPAEYKMFHIWGADAVGMSTVPEVIVANHAGIRVFGCSVITDLGVEGKIVEASHEEVQIAADAAQPKMTAIMRELINRA, from the coding sequence ATGTTAGAGAAGATAAAAGAAACTGCTAGTTTCCTTAAAAACAAGATGACTACAAAACCTGAAACTGCAATTATTTTAGGTACTGGCTTAGGAAGCCTTGTGAATGAGATTGAAAACAAATATGAAATTTCATATACTGAAATCCCTAATTTCCCTGTTTCAACAGTAGAAGGTCATAGCGGAAAACTTATTTTTGGACAACTTGGTGGTAAAGATATTATGGCTATGCAAGGCCGTTTCCACTACTATGAGGGCTACTCTATGAAGGAAGTTACTTTCCCTGTAAGAGTAATGAAAGAACTAGGTATCAAAACTCTATTTGTATCGAATGCATGCGGTGGAATGAATCCTAATTTTGAAATTGGCGACTTAATGATTATTACAGATCACATCAATTTCTTCCCAGAACATCCACTAAGAGGTAAGAACATATATGGCGATCGTTTCCCAGATATGAGCCAAGCTTATGACAAAGGTCTTATTAACCAAGCTAAAGAAATAGCTAAAGAAATGAAGATTACTGTCAAAGAAGGAATTTATCTAGGTACACAAGGACCTACATTTGAATCTCCTGCTGAATACAAAATGTTCCACATCTGGGGTGCTGATGCAGTAGGTATGTCAACTGTTCCTGAAGTTATAGTAGCAAACCATGCTGGTATCCGTGTATTTGGTTGCTCAGTAATTACAGACTTAGGTGTTGAAGGAAAGATCGTTGAAGCTTCTCACGAAGAAGTACAGATTGCTGCTGATGCTGCTCAGCCAAAAATGACAGCTATTATGCGTGAACTTATCAACAGAGCTTAA
- a CDS encoding Tetraacyldisaccharide 4'-kinase (COGs: COG1663 Tetraacyldisaccharide-1-P 4'-kinase~HAMAP: Tetraacyldisaccharide 4'-kinase~InterPro IPR003758~KEGG: bth:BT_1880 tetraacyldisaccharide 4'-kinase~PFAM: Tetraacyldisaccharide 4'-kinase~PRIAM: Tetraacyldisaccharide 4'-kinase~SPTR: Tetraacyldisaccharide 4'-kinase;~TIGRFAM: Tetraacyldisaccharide 4'-kinase~IMG reference gene:2504106490~PFAM: Tetraacyldisaccharide-1-P 4'-kinase~TIGRFAM: tetraacyldisaccharide 4'-kinase) produces MNNQNHHIQIKKWLSPISFLYGIGVRLRNKLFDWNILKQQTYKLPIICIGNITVGGTGKTPHTEYILSLLSEKHNTAVLSRGYKRKTKGFVLASAKSTAEDIGDEPFQIKQKFPNATIAVDADRRRGIEHLIKSKDPIVEAILLDDAFQHRYVKAGLNILLTDYHRLICDDKLLPSGLLREPISGKTRANIVIVTKCPDDIKPIDFNIIGKRLDLYPFQKLYFSTFKYGNLYPVFKEDKAQKIDLESLSSYDSLLLLTGIANPIYLQDELKKYSDTITYQSYKDHHDFTTRDIKDIEDKFSSLSGDNKLIITTEKDAMRLLSNPHLSSNIKDCIYAIPIEIEILQEKQSVFNQNILDYVREDKRNC; encoded by the coding sequence ATGAACAATCAGAATCATCACATACAAATAAAAAAATGGCTTAGTCCTATTTCGTTTTTATACGGAATAGGTGTTAGGCTACGTAATAAACTCTTCGACTGGAATATTTTAAAACAGCAAACCTATAAGCTACCTATAATATGTATTGGCAACATCACTGTAGGTGGAACAGGTAAAACACCCCATACAGAATATATTCTGTCTTTGTTATCTGAAAAACATAACACAGCAGTATTGAGTAGAGGCTATAAACGAAAAACAAAAGGATTTGTATTAGCATCTGCCAAAAGCACTGCTGAAGACATAGGAGATGAACCTTTTCAGATTAAGCAAAAATTCCCAAATGCAACGATAGCTGTTGATGCAGATAGAAGAAGAGGTATTGAACATTTAATAAAGAGTAAAGATCCAATAGTCGAAGCCATTTTGCTAGATGATGCCTTCCAACATCGGTATGTAAAAGCGGGTTTAAATATATTGCTTACAGATTATCATCGATTAATCTGCGATGACAAACTTTTACCCTCTGGTTTGCTAAGAGAACCAATATCTGGCAAAACAAGAGCAAATATAGTTATTGTTACCAAATGCCCAGACGATATAAAGCCAATAGACTTTAATATTATAGGGAAAAGACTAGATTTATACCCTTTTCAAAAATTATACTTTTCTACCTTTAAGTATGGAAATTTATATCCTGTATTTAAGGAAGATAAAGCCCAAAAGATAGACTTAGAAAGTCTTAGCTCCTATGATAGTCTTTTATTATTAACTGGTATTGCCAACCCAATCTACCTTCAAGACGAATTAAAAAAGTATTCCGATACGATTACATATCAGAGCTATAAAGATCATCACGATTTTACAACTAGAGATATTAAAGATATTGAAGATAAATTTTCATCATTATCAGGTGATAATAAGCTCATAATAACTACAGAAAAAGATGCGATGAGATTATTAAGTAATCCTCATCTCAGCTCAAATATAAAAGATTGTATATATGCTATCCCTATTGAGATAGAAATATTACAAGAAAAACAATCAGTATTTAATCAAAATATTTTAGACTATGTTAGAGAAGATAAAAGAAACTGCTAG
- a CDS encoding signal peptide peptidase SppA, 67K type (COGs: COG0616 Periplasmic serine protease (ClpP class)~InterPro IPR002142:IPR004634:IPR004635~KEGG: bth:BT_1879 protease IV~PFAM: Peptidase S49~SPTR: Putative uncharacterized protein;~TIGRFAM: Peptidase S49, protease IV; Peptidase S49, SppA~IMG reference gene:2504106491~PFAM: Peptidase family S49~TIGRFAM: signal peptide peptidase SppA, 36K type; signal peptide peptidase SppA, 67K type): MKDFLKYTLATITGLFLTGVLLFFFLFSVVIGSIISSSDKDVIVKESSVLELKLEGSLSERALENPLADLFDINPLNSSQSSVGLNDLLSSIKKAKNHSNIKGIYIEAKNLSASFASLEAIRKALIDFKESGKFIISYADQYTQGLYYLASVADEVHLNPKGGLLWAGLAAQPMFYTTLLKNIGVDMQIFKVGTYKSAVEPYTETKMSQANKEQVSVFLNDIWSHIVSGVSTARNISQEKLQEYADKMVLFQPTEFALNNHLVDKLSYRYDVQNAIKEKLNGEKANYISFKKMKHVFIPKDQTKKKDGNIAIYYAEGDIVDASNKFASAIVGESVVKDLKKLEENENIKAVVLRVNSPGGSAYASEQIWKAVVDLKAKKPVIVSMGDYAASGGYYISAAADHIIAEPTTLTGSIGIFAMIPSFEKVANKVGLNFDVVKTNKHADFGSIFRNFNADERQLLQFYIEEGYGLFIKRCADGRGISEEEIRKIAEGRVWTGAKAKEIGLIDELGGLNDALEYAASKAGLTTYNVRTYPTQPDFFEQLLQMTSQDMVKTYIENSKFKDLFNQAEYIERLSEDSFLQARLPYILNFQ, translated from the coding sequence ATGAAAGATTTTCTTAAATACACATTAGCCACAATAACAGGATTATTCCTTACTGGAGTTTTACTGTTCTTTTTCCTGTTTTCTGTAGTAATAGGTAGTATTATTTCGTCTTCAGACAAAGACGTAATTGTAAAAGAATCATCTGTTCTTGAGCTAAAACTAGAAGGGAGTCTTAGTGAAAGAGCATTAGAAAACCCTCTAGCTGATCTTTTTGACATAAATCCACTTAATTCTAGTCAAAGTTCTGTGGGACTAAATGATCTATTAAGTTCAATAAAGAAAGCAAAAAATCATTCTAATATCAAAGGTATATATATTGAAGCAAAAAACTTGAGTGCTTCTTTTGCCTCACTCGAAGCAATTCGAAAAGCACTTATCGATTTTAAAGAATCAGGAAAATTTATTATTTCATACGCAGATCAATACACACAAGGACTTTATTATTTGGCTTCAGTAGCTGATGAGGTACATCTAAACCCTAAAGGAGGACTTCTATGGGCAGGATTGGCTGCACAACCTATGTTTTATACTACTCTTTTAAAAAACATAGGTGTAGATATGCAGATTTTTAAAGTGGGTACCTATAAATCTGCTGTAGAGCCTTATACAGAAACAAAAATGAGCCAAGCCAACAAAGAACAAGTTTCTGTTTTTCTAAATGATATTTGGTCACATATTGTATCAGGAGTATCTACTGCTCGTAATATCTCACAAGAAAAACTTCAAGAATATGCTGATAAGATGGTACTTTTTCAGCCCACAGAGTTTGCTTTAAACAATCATTTGGTAGATAAGCTTTCATACCGCTATGATGTTCAGAATGCTATAAAAGAAAAACTTAATGGAGAAAAAGCAAATTACATTTCATTCAAAAAAATGAAACATGTATTCATCCCGAAAGATCAAACAAAAAAGAAAGATGGAAACATCGCTATATATTATGCTGAAGGAGATATTGTAGATGCAAGTAACAAGTTTGCTTCTGCTATTGTTGGTGAATCTGTTGTAAAAGATTTAAAGAAATTAGAGGAAAACGAAAACATCAAAGCTGTTGTACTTAGAGTCAACTCCCCAGGAGGCAGTGCTTATGCTTCTGAACAAATATGGAAAGCTGTAGTAGATCTTAAAGCTAAAAAGCCAGTAATTGTTTCTATGGGTGATTATGCAGCTTCGGGTGGATACTATATATCTGCAGCTGCCGACCATATTATAGCAGAACCTACTACCTTAACAGGATCAATCGGTATTTTTGCCATGATTCCTAGCTTTGAAAAAGTAGCAAATAAAGTAGGACTCAACTTTGATGTAGTCAAAACTAATAAACATGCAGATTTTGGTAGCATCTTCAGAAATTTCAATGCAGATGAAAGACAACTACTACAGTTTTATATTGAAGAAGGCTATGGTCTATTCATAAAAAGATGTGCTGATGGTAGAGGTATCTCAGAAGAAGAAATTCGCAAAATTGCTGAAGGTAGAGTATGGACCGGTGCTAAAGCTAAAGAAATCGGACTTATAGATGAACTAGGAGGACTAAATGATGCTTTAGAATATGCAGCCTCTAAGGCAGGTCTTACTACCTATAATGTAAGAACTTACCCTACACAACCAGACTTCTTTGAACAACTTCTGCAAATGACTTCACAAGATATGGTGAAAACTTACATAGAAAACAGTAAATTTAAAGACTTATTTAATCAAGCTGAATATATAGAACGTCTTTCAGAAGATTCTTTCTTACAAGCAAGACTCCCCTATATTCTAAATTTTCAATAA